Proteins found in one Odontesthes bonariensis isolate fOdoBon6 chromosome 11, fOdoBon6.hap1, whole genome shotgun sequence genomic segment:
- the slc15a1b gene encoding solute carrier family 15 member 1b, producing MRAVLVLYFKYFLRWDDDFATTIYHTFVALCYLTPILGAIVADSWLGKFKTIVYLSIVYTLGQVIMAISAIHDITDANKDGTPDNMALHVALSMVGLILIALGTGGIKPCVAAFGGDQFEDHQEKQRSTFFSIFYLSINAGSLLSTVITPILRAQECGIHVKQQCYPLAFGVPAALMVVALIVFIIGSGMYNKTAPQGNIMVKVCKCIGFAIKNRFRHRGSEYPKREHWMDWADEKYDKLLIAQVKMVLKVLFLYIPLPMFWALFDQQGSRWTIQATTMDGNFGFLIIQPDQMQTVNPILILILVPVMDSVLYPLIAKCKLNFTPLKRMTVGMFLAALAFLAAALVQIQIDKTLPNFPSATEGQAKFINMINRPLQITAGNYEFPLEPFRANDDYLSFNGPFMLTVESTNYLVNLQGTRNTITIVQDGLELRSILFNDITTKPEQGANAIRFLNGFGSVLNITVGTSEFGNITPNNMSTYVNVPRGNSVFNINNNAGSNCALEKTLGFGSSYTLIIPSSFAFGPNCAQSIQEVTDIKPNSIHMAWQIPQYFLMTAGEVVFSVTGLEFSYSQAPSNMKSVLQAGWLLTVAVGNIIVLIVAEAAKLPNQWAEYILFASLLLLVCIVFAIMAYFYTYIDPVKIEAHFAHMEPEDKKKKKSLERDSVEHHREDSSSSDSSSDEEESKDTKI from the exons ATGCGAG CCGTTCTGGTGTTGTACTTCAAGTACTTCCTGAGGTGGGATGATGACTTTGCCACCACCATTTACCATACCTTTGTGGCTCTGTGCTACCTGACCCCCATCCTGGGTGCCATTGTTGCTGACTCGTGGCTTGGAAAGTTCAA GACTATCGTTTATCTGTCCATTGTTTATACGCTGGGGCAGGTCATCATGGCAATAAGTGCTATCCATGACATCACAGATGCGAACAAGGATGGTACCCCTGACAACATGGCCTTGCACGT AGCTCTGTCCATGGTGGGTTTGATCCTCATTGCTCTGGGAACAGGAGGCATCAAACCCTGCGTGGCTGCCTTTGGAGGAGACCAGTTTGAAGACCATCAG GAGAAACAGAGAAGCACCTTCTTCTCCATCTTCTACCTGTCGATCAATGCAGGCAGTCTGCTGTCCACTGTCATCACGCCCATCCTCAGAG CTCAGGAGTGTGGTATTCATGTTAAGCAGCAGTGCTACCCACTGGCCTTTGGAGTCCCCGCTGCTCTCATGGTGGTTGCTCTGA tcGTATTCATCATTGGAAGTGGTATGTACAATAAGACTGCCCCACAGGGGAACATCATGGTGAAAGTCTGCAAATGCATCGGA TTTGCTATCAAGAACCGCTTTAGGCATCGTGGTTCTGAGTACCCCAAAAGAGAGCACTGGATGGACTGGGCTGATGAGAAATATGAT AAACTCCTGATTGCCCAGGTGAAGATGGTGCTGAAGGTGCTGTTCCTCTACATTCCTCTGCCCATGTTCTGGGCTCTCTTTGACCAGCAG GGCTCAAGATGGACCATTCAGGCTACCACCATGGACGGCAACTTT GGGTTTCTGATTATCCAGCCGGATCAAATGCAG ACTGTCAACCCTATCTTGATCCTGATTTTGGTCCCAGTCATGGACAGTGTGCTCTACCCCTTAATTGCCAAGTGCAAATTGAACTTCAC TCCATTAAAGAGAATGACTGTGGGGATGTTCCTCGCTGCCCTCGCTTTTCTGGCTGCAGCCCTGGTCCAGATACAGATTGAT AAAACCTTGCCTAACTTCCCGTCAGCCACTGAGGGGCAAGCAAAGTTCATCAACATGATTAACAGACCGCTACAAATCACAGCTGGAAACTACGAGTTTCCACTGGAGCCTTTCAGG gcCAATGACGATTATCTAAGTTTCAATGGACCATTTATGCTGACTGTGGAGTCCACAAATTATTTAGTCAATTTACAAGGCACTCGAAACACGATCACCATCGTTCAAGACGGACTTGAACTCAGGAGCATTTTG TTCAACGACATCACAACAAAGCCGGAGCAGGGTGCAAATGCAATCAG ATTTCTTAATGGTTTTGGGTCGGTTTTGAACATAACAGTGGGTACCAGCGAGTTTGGGAACATCACCCCCAACAACATGTCCACATATGTTAATGTACCACGTGGGAA TTCTGTGTTCAATATCAACAATAATGCTGGAAGTAATTGCGCCTTGGAAAAAACGCTGGGCTTTGGCAGCTCTTACACCTTGATCATCCCATCAAGCTTCGCATTTGGACCAAAT TGTGCACAGAGCATTCAGGAAGTGACAGACATCAAGCCTAACTCCATTCACATGGCCTGGCAGATTCCTCAGTATTTCCTCATGACTGCAGGAGAGGTGGTATTCTCTGTCACTGGGCTGGAGTTCTCCTACTCACAG GCACCCAGCAACATGAAGTCTGTGCTGCAAGCTGGTTGGCTGTTAACCGTTGCTGTAGGAAACATCATTGTGCTCATTGTTGCAGAGGCTGCAAAGCTCCCGAACCAG TGGGCTGAATACATCCTCTTTGCCTCATTGCTGCTGTTGGTGTGCATAGTCTTTGCCATCATGGCCTATTTTTACACCTACATTGACCCAGTCAAGATAGAAGCCCATTTTGCCCACATGGAGCCTGaagataagaagaagaagaagagtttggAAAGGGACTCGGTTGAGCACCACAGAGAGGACAGTAGCAGTTCCGATTCCAGCTCTGATGAGGAGGAAAGTAAAGACACCAAGATCTAA